GTGAAGTAGCCTTCCGCGTCGCAGCCGCCGAAGAGGGGTAGCTTCCTGCCCTCGCTGCGGGCGAAGCGCTGCTGGCCCAGCGGCGTATCCAGCGCCCAGCCCTTGCGCGCCATGTCGTGCACCGCGCCGGCCAGCGCGGAGGCCACGCGCGGGTCCGCCGCTTGAATCGCCGACGGTGTCTGCAACGGCGCCGATGCCGAGAACGGCTGCGCATAGAGCTCATTGGCCGGGATTTCCTGGACCCGGGTCCAGAAGGCATCCCAGAGCAGCGCGCCCCGGTCGTTCGCATCGGCGCGATTGGACCAGCGCCGCAGCACGTCGCATGCCCGCTGGATATCCGCCTGGTCTTTCGCACAGGCGCCGCCGAGCAGCGCTGCCTTGAACCGGTCCGCGGTCGATGCGCGTGCCTCCAATGCCTTGCGCATGACGCGGTCCGCCAATGCCTTGGCCGAGGTCGCGCCGGCACTGGCGAGTTCACTCGCGATGCGATGCCCTTCCCACCCCCGCATCGTCAGCGGCTGGCCTTCCCCTCCGAGGATCGATGCGAACCCCGACAACGGCCACGCCGGGTTCGTGAGCCAGTAGCTGTCGTTCATGTTGGCGACGTAGTCCTCGCGCAGCAGGCTGGGCATGCGATCGGCGGCCATGGCGCCGGGCTGCACCCCGTTCTTCGCGGACTGCCATTCGCAGGCCGACCGGCTGCCATCGAGCACCGGCATGGCGGGGTCGAGCGCGGCAAGCGCCTTCGACATCGGCGTCGCGCATGCCGCGCGAAGGTCCTCGGGCACGCCGGGTACCGCCCCGATGTCGGCATACCAGGCCCGACCGTCGCCGCGCCCGATGGCCGCCGTGTTGACCCATGGCATGGCCGTCTCTTCCCGCTGGATGGCCATGAACTCGTCGAGCGAGCGCGCCTGGTTCCAGCGGAAGAAGTTGCGGAAGATGCGCAGGTTGTCGGCATTGATGTCGCGCATCGCGAGCGCCTTGCGCGCGCCCCATGCCAGCGCCGGGTTGCGCGCCCCCAGGTCGACCACCGGGCCGAAGCGCGTGCGATAGAGGGTGCGTCGCACCAGGTCCACCGACCCGTCGGACCGGCGCACCGCCACGGCAAGCGTCTGGGCCTGCATGGGTTCGGAGCGGCCGTCGACCATGTAGCGCGTGGGGTCGGCCGTATCCAGCGTCAGGTCGAACAGTCCGAAGCGTCGCGCGGCGGAGACCGTGTGGCTCCAGGCCACATCGTTGTTGAAGCCGATCATGATGACCGGAATGCCGAGGAAGGACACGCCCGCCACGTCGAGCTTGCCCGGCAACGTGAGGTGCG
Above is a window of Variovorax sp. PMC12 DNA encoding:
- a CDS encoding penicillin acylase family protein, whose translation is MPPANDDVDLLSFFRVPARGLCVAALGISFAVFGAAPASARGGAPTDSIEIRRTTDGIPHVRANNWRGLGLGYGQAQAEDALCTLAEAFVTYSGQRSLYFGAEGKPRTRSTFGEADNLDLDFFFRAFAGPEAVEALKREQPADLNELIAGYAEGYNRHLRTLQSRKPGRGAPSHACAGAPWVRAIGPEDVYRRMIAAGLAGGYTRFVSEIVNAKPAAAAPPVPADKLSLSSRLDIPVGDARGIGSNVLAFGQAATGERGGVLFGNPHWYWGGPDRFHQAHLTLPGKLDVAGVSFLGIPVIMIGFNNDVAWSHTVSAARRFGLFDLTLDTADPTRYMVDGRSEPMQAQTLAVAVRRSDGSVDLVRRTLYRTRFGPVVDLGARNPALAWGARKALAMRDINADNLRIFRNFFRWNQARSLDEFMAIQREETAMPWVNTAAIGRGDGRAWYADIGAVPGVPEDLRAACATPMSKALAALDPAMPVLDGSRSACEWQSAKNGVQPGAMAADRMPSLLREDYVANMNDSYWLTNPAWPLSGFASILGGEGQPLTMRGWEGHRIASELASAGATSAKALADRVMRKALEARASTADRFKAALLGGACAKDQADIQRACDVLRRWSNRADANDRGALLWDAFWTRVQEIPANELYAQPFSASAPLQTPSAIQAADPRVASALAGAVHDMARKGWALDTPLGQQRFARSEGRKLPLFGGCDAEGYFTVACANDGDYAMDDRSHGNTYLQVVYFDRRGVQARTLLAHGERETAVTGGSGLGPVARYARKDWLRFPFREEDIARDPQLRRVTVRP